A genomic region of Gemmata massiliana contains the following coding sequences:
- the fae gene encoding formaldehyde-activating enzyme → MAGRIVMRTGEALVEGDKDYLCAEPEVVIGELDGPVGTALATLVGDQTKGHTKVFAILNSDVQVKPATLMVSKVTVKDARYTGILMGTVQAGIANGVLDAVRQGLLPKEKANDLGIIYSVWLDPSILSVPEGEVDHAALFQVNREATVKVIKKAMAGEPSIDWLLENQDKVTHYFHQLGLDGKL, encoded by the coding sequence ATGGCGGGTCGTATCGTGATGCGGACCGGGGAGGCCCTGGTCGAAGGCGACAAAGACTATCTCTGTGCAGAACCTGAAGTTGTTATTGGCGAACTCGACGGCCCGGTGGGGACCGCCCTCGCGACGCTGGTGGGCGACCAGACGAAGGGGCACACGAAGGTGTTTGCGATTCTCAACTCCGACGTACAGGTGAAGCCCGCCACATTGATGGTCTCGAAGGTCACCGTGAAGGACGCCCGCTACACGGGAATACTGATGGGGACAGTGCAGGCCGGTATCGCGAACGGCGTCCTCGACGCGGTCCGTCAGGGGCTCCTCCCGAAGGAGAAGGCGAACGACCTCGGCATCATCTATAGCGTTTGGCTCGATCCGTCGATTTTGAGCGTCCCGGAGGGGGAGGTTGATCACGCCGCCCTGTTCCAGGTGAACCGGGAGGCGACGGTAAAGGTGATCAAGAAGGCGATGGCCGGGGAGCCGTCGATCGACTGGCTCCTCGAAAACCAGGACAAAGTGACCCACTACTTCCACCAACTCGGACTCGACGGGAAGTTGTAA
- the fae gene encoding formaldehyde-activating enzyme, translating into MGAEPEIVIGELDGPVGTALATLVGDQTKGHTKVFAILNSDVQVRPATLMVSKVTVTSSRYTNILMGSVQAGIANGVLDAVRAGIIPKEKANDLGIIYSVWLDPSVLAVDPKEVDYQGLFNVNREATVKAIRKALANEPNIDWLLENQDKVTHYFHQLGVDGKL; encoded by the coding sequence TTGGGCGCCGAACCGGAAATCGTCATCGGTGAGCTGGACGGCCCGGTGGGAACCGCGCTGGCCACACTCGTCGGCGATCAGACGAAGGGGCACACGAAGGTATTCGCGATCCTGAACAGTGACGTTCAGGTGCGCCCCGCGACACTGATGGTGAGTAAGGTGACCGTGACCAGTTCACGGTACACGAACATCCTCATGGGGAGCGTCCAGGCGGGCATCGCGAACGGTGTTCTCGACGCCGTTCGCGCGGGCATTATCCCAAAGGAAAAAGCCAACGATCTGGGTATCATTTACTCGGTCTGGCTCGACCCATCGGTGCTCGCCGTTGATCCCAAAGAGGTCGATTATCAAGGGCTTTTCAACGTGAACCGGGAAGCGACGGTGAAGGCGATCCGCAAGGCTCTGGCGAACGAGCCGAACATCGACTGGCTCCTCGAAAATCAGGACAAGGTGACCCACTATTTCCACCAACTCGGGGTGGACGGGAAACTGTAA